From Flavobacterium alkalisoli, the proteins below share one genomic window:
- a CDS encoding NAD-dependent epimerase/dehydratase family protein — translation MEDKTTVLVTGDTGFVARQIILQLLQKGYRVRATVRSLASTTEIKETLIA, via the coding sequence ATGGAAGACAAAACAACTGTTTTAGTAACAGGCGACACGGGTTTCGTAGCCCGTCAAATTATTCTGCAATTGTTACAAAAAGGCTACCGGGTGAGGGCAACGGTACGCAGCCTGGCAAGTACTACCGAAATAAAAGAAACGCTGATAGCATAG
- a CDS encoding helix-turn-helix domain-containing protein has protein sequence MANSTPFRVQSISQIHQLMGLPKPHHPLISILDLKGLRNDSDIEAVVFEMYVISMKRGCDGLHYGQQQYDFDEGLMAFLSPGQLLRGEANGVPSNLEGWMLFIHPDFLWNTSLAQKIKKYEYFGYATNEALFLSDKEEAVINDLVKNIKTEYDSNIDKFSQDIIISNLETLLNYAQRFYERQFITRKITNHHILNRFEEILTAYLRNEDMLSKGLPTVQYMADSLHISSKYLSSLLKQLTGQTAQQMIHEKLIDVAKGKLSTTELSVSEIAYQLGFEHPQSFNKLFKSKTNQSPLDFRQSFN, from the coding sequence ATGGCAAATTCAACTCCATTTAGGGTTCAATCCATATCACAAATACACCAGTTAATGGGGCTTCCAAAACCGCATCACCCCCTTATCAGCATCCTCGATTTGAAAGGCCTGAGAAACGATAGCGATATTGAGGCGGTTGTCTTTGAAATGTATGTGATATCAATGAAAAGGGGCTGCGATGGCTTACATTATGGCCAGCAGCAGTATGATTTTGATGAGGGACTGATGGCTTTTCTGTCTCCCGGACAGCTGCTGCGTGGAGAAGCAAACGGGGTACCGAGCAATCTTGAAGGCTGGATGCTTTTTATACATCCCGATTTTTTATGGAACACCAGCCTTGCACAAAAAATAAAGAAGTACGAATACTTCGGTTACGCTACCAACGAAGCCCTGTTTCTATCCGACAAGGAAGAGGCAGTAATTAACGACCTGGTAAAGAATATTAAAACTGAGTATGATTCTAATATTGATAAATTTAGTCAGGACATCATTATCTCAAACCTTGAAACGCTGCTCAACTATGCACAGCGTTTCTATGAGCGCCAGTTTATCACGAGGAAAATTACAAACCATCATATCCTTAACCGGTTTGAGGAGATCCTGACAGCTTATCTTCGTAATGAAGACATGCTTTCTAAGGGATTGCCTACAGTGCAATACATGGCAGACAGTCTGCACATATCTTCTAAATATTTAAGCAGCCTGCTTAAACAGCTTACCGGACAGACCGCGCAACAAATGATACACGAAAAATTGATTGATGTGGCAAAAGGGAAATTATCGACCACAGAGCTTTCGGTAAGTGAAATTGCCTATCAGCTGGGCTTTGAGCATCCGCAGTCTTTCAATAAGTTATTTAAAAGCAAAACCAACCAAAGCCCATTGGATTTTCGTCAGTCTTTCAACTAA
- a CDS encoding MFS transporter has protein sequence MDKTKLINNIGNYRWTICTLLFFGTTINYLDRQVLSLLHPILEEELNWTNTDYGLITAVFQLTYGLFTLLSGRLIDKIGTKKGYAIALIVWSIGAVLHAFAIPIGKGTSDLLGILGVTGISVSVAGFIIARAILAIGESANFPAAIKATAEYFPKKERSLATGIFNSGSNIGAILAPLTVPWIAYHLGWESSFIIIGSLGFVWLVFWWIYYDEPSKQKRLTAQEYEYITEDSEVNSINPEEIKETKTSWFKLLAFRETWAFTLGKFFTDGVWWFLLFWLPSYLTSQFGLKNTDITLPLAVLYSMTMVGSICGGWFPLYFIKKGYDTAPARRKAMFFIALIPLVVLLVQPLGEITFWIPVLLIGTCASAHQAWSANLYSTVSDMFPKSAIASVIGIGTMAGSIGGALTSFLVGKLFDAYKASGDLTMGYTIVFSFCAVAYLFAWFIMKILVPKLK, from the coding sequence ATGGATAAAACAAAACTCATAAACAATATTGGTAATTATCGTTGGACAATTTGTACACTGCTCTTTTTTGGTACAACCATAAACTATTTAGACAGACAGGTACTAAGTCTATTACATCCGATTCTTGAAGAAGAGTTAAACTGGACCAATACTGATTACGGGTTGATTACAGCAGTTTTTCAACTTACTTATGGCTTATTTACCTTACTTTCCGGTAGGCTTATAGATAAGATAGGTACAAAAAAAGGATATGCCATAGCTTTAATAGTGTGGTCTATAGGAGCTGTATTACATGCTTTTGCCATTCCTATAGGTAAGGGAACTTCAGATCTTTTAGGAATATTGGGAGTTACAGGTATTTCTGTCTCAGTGGCAGGATTCATCATAGCAAGGGCAATACTTGCAATTGGTGAATCGGCCAATTTCCCTGCTGCTATTAAGGCTACAGCAGAATATTTTCCGAAAAAAGAAAGGTCGCTGGCTACAGGTATTTTTAACTCCGGATCAAATATAGGGGCTATTCTGGCACCGCTTACTGTGCCCTGGATAGCTTATCACCTAGGTTGGGAAAGTTCATTTATTATAATAGGATCTTTAGGTTTTGTATGGCTTGTTTTCTGGTGGATCTATTATGATGAGCCTTCAAAACAAAAAAGGTTAACGGCTCAGGAATATGAATATATAACAGAAGATAGTGAAGTTAACAGTATAAATCCTGAAGAAATAAAGGAAACTAAAACTTCATGGTTTAAATTACTGGCTTTTAGAGAAACATGGGCTTTTACATTGGGTAAATTTTTTACAGACGGAGTATGGTGGTTCCTGCTATTTTGGCTTCCCTCCTACTTAACCTCACAATTTGGATTGAAAAATACCGATATTACCCTGCCGCTGGCAGTGTTATACAGCATGACCATGGTAGGTAGTATTTGTGGCGGATGGTTTCCGTTATACTTTATAAAAAAAGGATATGATACCGCACCTGCAAGACGAAAAGCAATGTTTTTTATAGCTTTAATCCCATTGGTTGTGTTATTAGTTCAGCCATTGGGAGAAATAACATTCTGGATTCCGGTGCTTTTAATAGGAACGTGTGCCTCTGCACATCAGGCATGGTCTGCAAACCTGTACTCAACAGTATCTGATATGTTCCCCAAATCTGCAATAGCCAGCGTAATAGGCATAGGTACTATGGCCGGAAGTATTGGAGGGGCTTTGACATCCTTTCTTGTGGGTAAACTTTTTGATGCCTATAAAGCTTCGGGAGACCTTACAATGGGATATACAATAGTATTCAGTTTTTGCGCGGTTGCCTATCTGTTTGCCTGGTTTATAATGAAAATTTTGGTGCCTAAACTAAAATAA
- a CDS encoding SDR family oxidoreductase, with product MQNEIKNWTASNIPQREIGLAVITGSTEGIGYEDALALSSSGWNVIMMGRNAQKGADSIAKIKQVNPRAKVSFEKIDLADLSSVRAFASRMNSKGQAVDLLINNAGVMTPPKRLETADGFELQFGTNHIGHFALTAQLLPLLRKSPGARVVTVSSVANRAGKINFDDLQSKSSYVPGKAYSQAKLANLMFALELQRQSEKHGWGIISIAAHPGVSRTNLLITGAGRWSGPGMARTFLPFLFQPSVQGALPTLYAATSPDAVGGVYYGPNKMSETRGFPSIAKIPVQAQDLGVSLRLWEISQELAGVAF from the coding sequence ATGCAAAACGAAATTAAAAATTGGACAGCATCTAATATCCCTCAAAGAGAAATTGGTTTAGCTGTAATTACAGGTAGTACTGAAGGTATCGGATATGAAGATGCATTAGCGTTATCATCATCAGGGTGGAATGTGATAATGATGGGGCGTAACGCTCAAAAAGGGGCAGATTCAATCGCTAAGATCAAACAGGTTAACCCTAGGGCAAAAGTGAGTTTTGAAAAAATAGACCTTGCAGATCTATCCTCAGTTAGAGCCTTTGCTTCAAGAATGAATTCAAAAGGGCAGGCTGTTGATCTTTTAATAAATAATGCCGGTGTAATGACACCACCAAAACGACTCGAAACTGCGGATGGCTTTGAGTTACAGTTCGGCACAAATCATATTGGCCACTTTGCATTGACAGCACAGCTTCTTCCATTATTACGTAAATCACCAGGTGCCCGTGTTGTTACCGTTTCAAGTGTAGCAAATCGAGCAGGGAAAATCAACTTTGATGATCTTCAGTCAAAATCTTCCTATGTTCCGGGTAAAGCATACAGCCAGGCAAAGCTTGCGAACCTGATGTTTGCTTTAGAACTTCAACGACAAAGTGAAAAGCACGGTTGGGGCATTATAAGTATAGCGGCCCACCCGGGTGTTTCCCGGACAAACCTGCTTATTACCGGTGCAGGGCGATGGAGTGGGCCGGGGATGGCGAGAACTTTTCTTCCGTTTTTGTTCCAGCCATCTGTGCAAGGAGCCTTGCCGACATTATACGCAGCCACTTCTCCGGATGCTGTAGGAGGTGTGTATTACGGGCCAAATAAAATGAGTGAGACCCGTGGATTTCCTTCGATTGCAAAAATACCTGTACAAGCACAGGATTTGGGTGTTTCTCTTAGGCTATGGGAAATATCCCAAGAGTTAGCCGGAGTCGCATTTTAA
- a CDS encoding sugar kinase gives MDEITLLRNHKICCFGEALLRFALKESWVSDSSIPYYIGGAELNVATALALWDIPVNYLTALPDNYIGKDIGNQIRHRGINTDKVFYSGNRLGIYYLPYGAEVKNNGVVYDRDFSSFSQLKPGTIDWDRVFEDCTWFHFSAINPALNKNIALICKEAVTAASAKGITISTDLNYRNKLWKYGELPDKIMPGLVRDCNVIMGNIWAIESLLGIPASLADSKNASNEELKEAALISIGRIREKYQKVHTVALTYRLKESYFGVLQKEDTFFTSNIFENISVTDSVGSGDCFMAGLIYGICNKFPSQDIINFAAAAAVGKLAESGDATKQSVEQIKRILSNAR, from the coding sequence TTGGATGAAATTACTCTTTTACGAAACCATAAGATATGCTGCTTTGGAGAAGCATTGCTTCGTTTTGCTTTAAAAGAAAGTTGGGTTTCTGATTCTTCTATTCCTTATTACATAGGAGGAGCAGAACTAAATGTTGCAACTGCGCTGGCATTATGGGATATTCCTGTAAATTACCTTACAGCCTTACCGGATAATTATATTGGGAAGGATATAGGCAATCAGATCAGACACAGAGGAATTAATACGGACAAAGTTTTTTATTCAGGAAATAGGTTGGGTATATATTACCTGCCTTATGGGGCTGAAGTTAAAAATAATGGAGTAGTATATGACAGGGATTTCTCCTCCTTTTCACAATTAAAGCCCGGCACGATTGATTGGGATAGGGTTTTTGAAGACTGTACGTGGTTTCATTTTAGTGCTATTAACCCAGCTCTTAATAAAAATATTGCCCTTATTTGTAAAGAAGCTGTCACTGCTGCATCTGCAAAAGGTATAACAATATCAACAGACCTTAATTACAGGAATAAATTATGGAAGTATGGTGAGTTGCCCGATAAAATAATGCCTGGCTTAGTTCGTGACTGTAATGTAATAATGGGAAACATTTGGGCTATAGAAAGTCTATTAGGAATACCTGCATCTCTTGCTGACAGTAAAAACGCTTCTAACGAGGAATTGAAGGAAGCAGCATTAATAAGTATAGGAAGAATACGGGAAAAGTATCAAAAGGTTCATACAGTTGCTCTTACCTATAGGTTAAAGGAGTCTTATTTTGGTGTATTGCAAAAAGAAGATACTTTTTTTACCTCAAATATTTTTGAAAACATATCTGTTACAGACAGTGTAGGGAGTGGTGATTGTTTTATGGCAGGGCTTATTTACGGCATATGTAATAAATTTCCTTCTCAGGACATAATTAATTTTGCTGCTGCTGCTGCAGTAGGTAAACTTGCTGAATCCGGCGATGCAACAAAGCAATCAGTTGAGCAGATTAAAAGAATTTTAAGTAATGCGAGATAA
- a CDS encoding beta/alpha barrel domain-containing protein codes for MRDKEIIYNRIKSEGILPLFYHDDTEVCIAVTKALFKANISIIEFTNRGKNAIKNLQAIIKERDSSMPGLHIGVGTVTNADEANLFIELGADFLVSPFFDESVNKAAVKAKVPYFPGCMTPREIHLAAAAGCTIIKLFPGNVLGPAFVEAIRPLFNNIDFIVTGGVETNQENIASWFQSGVSAVGLGSKLITKNILANKDYNSLTEVAVSVKALINQIKNNNR; via the coding sequence ATGCGAGATAAAGAAATTATATATAATCGTATAAAAAGTGAGGGGATACTTCCCTTGTTTTATCATGATGATACCGAGGTTTGTATTGCAGTTACAAAAGCTTTATTTAAAGCAAATATTTCAATAATTGAGTTTACCAATAGGGGAAAAAATGCAATAAAAAATCTGCAGGCTATCATAAAGGAACGTGATAGTTCAATGCCTGGTCTTCATATAGGTGTTGGTACAGTAACCAATGCCGATGAAGCTAATTTATTTATTGAACTTGGAGCAGATTTTTTGGTAAGTCCTTTTTTTGATGAATCAGTTAATAAAGCCGCAGTAAAAGCAAAAGTCCCATACTTTCCCGGATGTATGACTCCGCGAGAAATTCATCTTGCTGCAGCTGCCGGATGTACTATTATTAAACTGTTTCCCGGAAATGTGTTGGGACCGGCATTTGTTGAGGCAATACGCCCTCTGTTTAATAATATTGATTTTATAGTAACAGGAGGTGTAGAAACTAATCAGGAAAATATTGCTTCCTGGTTTCAAAGCGGAGTATCGGCTGTAGGTTTAGGGAGTAAACTGATAACTAAAAATATACTTGCGAATAAAGATTATAATTCATTGACGGAAGTAGCCGTTTCCGTTAAAGCTTTAATAAACCAAATAAAGAACAATAATCGTTAA
- a CDS encoding SDR family oxidoreductase, translating into MDSNNSTSRRKFLALAATAAAIPVANAIGFEYSQPSQSQLGAGRVAIVTGSSRGIGAATARRLALDGYAVTVNYLTNKDMASRIVEDIKAAGGRAIFRQADVADPKAVKALFDATMEAFGGVDVVVSNAGIMNTGLFAEMADDAFDRMIATNIKGSFNVLREASRRTRDGGRIISLSSSIIQMKPAGAGAYAASKAAQEMYAGVLAKELSGRRISVNAIAPGAVDTDLLRSKGTTEQLQGAAAMTPYGRLGKPEDIANIISLLCSEKGEWVNGQLIYANGGIV; encoded by the coding sequence ATGGATTCTAATAACAGTACGTCCCGCCGTAAATTTTTAGCACTCGCTGCAACCGCTGCAGCTATTCCTGTAGCAAATGCAATAGGCTTTGAATATAGTCAACCTTCTCAAAGTCAACTCGGTGCCGGACGGGTGGCTATTGTTACGGGTTCATCCCGTGGAATTGGTGCCGCCACAGCACGTCGTTTAGCCCTTGATGGCTATGCAGTAACTGTAAACTATCTTACGAATAAGGACATGGCTTCGCGAATTGTGGAAGACATAAAGGCTGCGGGCGGACGCGCAATTTTCCGCCAGGCAGATGTTGCAGACCCTAAAGCAGTCAAAGCTCTTTTTGATGCTACTATGGAAGCCTTTGGTGGTGTAGATGTGGTGGTTAGTAACGCCGGTATCATGAATACAGGCCTATTTGCTGAAATGGCCGACGATGCTTTTGATCGAATGATAGCTACAAACATTAAAGGTAGTTTCAACGTACTTCGAGAAGCTTCCCGACGTACGCGCGATGGAGGACGCATCATTAGCTTAAGTTCCAGCATTATTCAAATGAAGCCTGCGGGTGCAGGTGCTTATGCTGCTAGTAAAGCTGCTCAGGAAATGTATGCCGGGGTTTTAGCTAAAGAACTCAGCGGCCGCCGTATCTCAGTCAATGCGATTGCTCCTGGCGCTGTTGACACGGATTTGCTAAGGAGTAAAGGCACAACTGAACAACTTCAAGGAGCGGCAGCCATGACTCCCTACGGTCGCCTCGGTAAACCGGAAGATATTGCAAATATTATTTCCCTATTATGCTCCGAAAAAGGGGAATGGGTAAACGGCCAACTTATTTATGCTAACGGAGGGATTGTATGA
- a CDS encoding SDR family oxidoreductase, which translates to MDILDSFSLKDKVIVVTGGTGVLGESFIEAIAQAGGKIAVLGRNKEKADARVKLAAKYGAEAIAVIADVLDETDVKKARDIILTHFGTIDGLVNAAGGNIPGATFEPNQNLFDSKVSDTIKAIELNLYGTIIPTQVFGQIIAEKGKGSIINISSLAASRSITRVLGYTVAKHGIDGYTKWMATELSLRYGDKVRVNAIAPGVFLTEQNRTLLTNADGSFTSRAKRFVDNTPYSRLGNPKELQGTLVYLLSDASAFVNGETIFVDGGFNAWCGV; encoded by the coding sequence ATGGATATTTTAGACTCTTTCTCCTTAAAGGATAAAGTTATAGTCGTAACAGGTGGAACCGGTGTTTTGGGCGAATCCTTTATAGAGGCAATTGCACAGGCCGGAGGAAAAATAGCTGTTTTGGGGCGTAATAAAGAAAAGGCTGATGCAAGGGTAAAACTGGCTGCTAAATATGGAGCAGAAGCTATTGCTGTTATAGCTGATGTGCTGGATGAAACAGACGTAAAAAAGGCCAGAGATATTATATTAACTCATTTTGGAACAATTGATGGTTTGGTAAATGCTGCGGGAGGCAATATTCCTGGAGCAACTTTTGAACCAAATCAAAATCTTTTTGACTCAAAAGTGTCTGACACCATAAAAGCTATCGAATTGAACCTTTATGGCACCATAATCCCAACCCAAGTTTTTGGACAAATAATAGCGGAAAAAGGTAAAGGTTCAATTATAAATATTTCTTCTCTTGCTGCCAGCAGATCCATTACCCGTGTTTTAGGTTATACTGTAGCAAAACATGGGATAGACGGTTATACTAAATGGATGGCTACAGAGCTGTCACTACGTTACGGCGATAAGGTACGTGTTAATGCTATTGCCCCCGGGGTATTTCTTACCGAACAAAACCGTACCCTGTTAACAAACGCAGATGGAAGCTTTACTTCACGTGCAAAAAGATTTGTTGACAATACTCCTTACTCACGACTTGGTAATCCTAAAGAATTACAGGGTACCTTAGTATATTTATTAAGCGATGCTTCTGCCTTTGTAAATGGTGAAACAATTTTTGTTGATGGCGGCTTTAATGCATGGTGTGGCGTATAA
- the uxaC gene encoding glucuronate isomerase, whose translation MSFFLKDNFILESDIAEQLYFNYAQNQPIIDYHSHLSPSAIANDINFENITDVWLKGDHYKWRAMRALGIEEKYITGAASDYEKFLKWAQTVPHTLRNPLFHWTHMELKNPFGITELLNQDTARKIYDVTSEKLQSQAFSPKGLLNNFNVEMVGTTDDPLDSLEDHLKIRNDESKVKVLPTFRPDRIFNIDSGNKFRNYVQKLGEFTHTEITDLESLLNAFKIRINYFNDAGCVSSDHGLSAIPHKGKNSKTDIEKIFKEVLNGNDSKAIEIKESFTYFMLVELCKMYYEKGWVQQFHLGALRNSNAYKVSVLGRDTGFDSVGDYKQAETLSALLNELESDNKLSKTILYNLNPADNTLFATMTGNFQGEGIRGKIQYGSGWWFLDQLDGMTNQMNVLSNQGLISTFIGMLTDSRSFLSYSRHEYFRRLLCNLFAEDIKKGYLPNDVHWIGSVISDICYHNAKKYFNLNQS comes from the coding sequence ATGTCTTTCTTTTTAAAAGATAATTTTATTCTTGAATCTGATATTGCAGAGCAGTTATACTTTAACTATGCTCAAAATCAGCCTATAATAGATTATCATTCCCATCTCTCCCCTTCTGCAATTGCTAATGATATAAACTTTGAGAACATAACAGATGTCTGGCTAAAAGGCGACCACTATAAATGGAGAGCCATGAGGGCTTTAGGCATTGAGGAAAAGTACATAACAGGTGCTGCTTCTGATTATGAAAAATTCTTAAAATGGGCACAAACAGTACCTCATACCTTAAGAAATCCGTTATTTCACTGGACACATATGGAACTTAAAAACCCCTTTGGTATAACGGAACTTTTAAATCAGGACACTGCCCGTAAAATTTATGATGTAACTTCTGAAAAACTTCAATCTCAGGCTTTTTCTCCAAAAGGATTATTAAACAATTTTAATGTGGAGATGGTTGGTACTACAGATGATCCCCTTGATTCACTTGAAGATCACCTTAAAATTCGTAATGATGAATCAAAGGTCAAAGTACTGCCTACTTTTCGTCCGGACAGAATATTTAACATTGATTCCGGAAATAAATTCAGAAACTATGTCCAAAAATTAGGAGAGTTTACCCATACAGAAATAACAGATTTGGAATCTTTACTAAATGCTTTTAAGATAAGAATCAATTATTTTAATGATGCAGGGTGTGTATCTTCAGATCATGGATTAAGTGCAATACCTCATAAAGGAAAGAATAGTAAAACTGATATTGAGAAAATATTTAAAGAGGTTTTAAACGGTAATGACAGTAAAGCTATAGAAATAAAAGAAAGTTTTACCTATTTCATGCTGGTTGAATTATGCAAAATGTATTATGAAAAAGGATGGGTACAGCAATTTCATTTAGGAGCCTTAAGAAACAGTAATGCATATAAAGTTTCGGTTTTAGGTCGTGATACCGGGTTTGATTCCGTAGGAGATTACAAGCAGGCTGAAACATTATCTGCATTACTAAACGAGTTGGAATCTGATAATAAATTATCTAAAACCATATTATACAACCTTAACCCGGCAGACAATACCCTATTTGCAACAATGACAGGAAACTTTCAGGGGGAAGGTATAAGGGGAAAAATTCAATACGGATCAGGCTGGTGGTTTTTAGACCAACTTGACGGAATGACAAATCAGATGAATGTATTATCAAATCAGGGGCTTATAAGCACTTTTATCGGTATGCTTACAGACTCACGAAGTTTCCTTTCCTATTCACGTCACGAATATTTCAGAAGGCTGTTGTGTAACCTCTTTGCAGAGGATATCAAAAAAGGATACCTGCCTAATGATGTTCACTGGATAGGATCTGTAATTTCCGATATCTGTTACCACAATGCAAAAAAATACTTTAACCTTAACCAAAGTTAA
- a CDS encoding NrtR DNA-binding winged helix domain-containing protein, producing MNSITIDCVIFGFDKNGLEVLLVEHGVGIRKGEWGLPGGWIREKESIDSAAQRLLADLTGLNNVYLEQLKAFGQPNRFPLGRVITIGYFALIMRDDYTIQPGFTASDAKWYKINEIPNLIYDHNAILDYSIECLRNRVRQAPIGFNLLPDKFTLLELMRLYEEILGVEMDKSNFRRKILKMKLLVELNEKQKKVSHRAAKLYEFDQKIYDKLTEKGFSFEI from the coding sequence ATGAACTCCATTACAATTGACTGTGTAATATTTGGTTTCGATAAAAACGGGCTTGAAGTACTTCTTGTTGAACACGGTGTTGGTATACGTAAAGGGGAGTGGGGTTTACCCGGCGGATGGATAAGAGAAAAGGAAAGTATAGACAGTGCAGCTCAGCGGCTTCTTGCAGACCTGACGGGTCTTAATAATGTTTATTTGGAGCAGTTGAAAGCGTTTGGTCAACCAAATCGTTTTCCATTAGGTAGGGTAATAACCATAGGCTACTTTGCATTAATAATGCGTGATGATTATACCATTCAGCCAGGTTTTACAGCTTCTGATGCAAAATGGTATAAGATAAATGAAATACCTAATCTAATTTATGACCATAATGCCATACTTGATTACAGTATAGAATGCCTTCGCAACCGTGTAAGACAGGCTCCTATAGGTTTTAATTTACTACCTGATAAATTTACGCTTTTGGAACTAATGCGATTGTATGAAGAGATTTTGGGAGTTGAGATGGATAAATCCAACTTCAGGAGGAAAATACTTAAAATGAAGTTACTTGTTGAACTTAATGAAAAGCAAAAGAAAGTTTCTCATAGAGCTGCTAAATTATATGAGTTTGATCAAAAAATATATGATAAGCTAACAGAAAAGGGGTTTAGCTTTGAGATTTAA
- the uxuA gene encoding mannonate dehydratase, producing MSTYKNKLEQTWRWYGPDDTVSLQDIKQAGATGIVSALHHVPHGEIWTVEEIQKRKKQIEDAGLTWSVVESVPVHEAIKTRSKHAEVYLSNYKTSLKNLSECGLKTVCYNFMPVLDWTRTKLDLELNNGAKALYFEWASVAYFDIYLLKRKDAEKDYSDVVLEQAEKIKDTISIQESNTLKDIILMGVPGESSTTLETLQQSIEIYQSIGHKGLRENLVFFLKSIADVCKEEGIKMTIHPDDPPYPILGLPRIVSNKEDLEYIINEVKDDFNGICFCTGSLGAGSHNDIPEIFEAVKKRVYFIHLRNVKKDKLGNFYEADHLDGDVNMYKIMKAIVEENNNRSVPIPFRPDHGHQILDDLNKTSHPGYSAIGRLKGLAELRGLELGITGQ from the coding sequence ATGAGTACTTACAAAAATAAACTTGAACAGACCTGGAGATGGTATGGCCCTGATGATACCGTTAGCCTTCAGGATATAAAACAGGCTGGAGCTACTGGAATAGTATCTGCCCTACATCATGTTCCTCATGGTGAGATTTGGACTGTAGAAGAAATTCAAAAAAGAAAAAAACAGATTGAAGATGCAGGTTTAACGTGGTCTGTAGTAGAAAGTGTTCCTGTCCACGAAGCCATAAAAACACGTAGTAAACATGCAGAAGTGTATCTGTCTAATTACAAGACATCACTAAAAAACCTGAGTGAATGTGGCTTAAAAACAGTTTGTTATAATTTTATGCCTGTGTTAGACTGGACTCGAACAAAACTTGACCTGGAACTTAATAATGGTGCAAAAGCGCTTTACTTCGAATGGGCCTCTGTTGCTTACTTTGATATATACCTTCTTAAACGAAAAGATGCCGAAAAAGACTATTCTGATGTTGTTTTAGAACAGGCAGAAAAAATAAAAGACACTATTAGTATACAGGAAAGTAACACTTTAAAAGATATAATTCTCATGGGTGTGCCAGGGGAAAGCAGTACTACTCTGGAAACTTTACAGCAAAGTATAGAAATTTATCAGTCAATTGGTCATAAGGGATTAAGGGAAAACCTTGTTTTTTTCCTTAAATCAATTGCTGATGTTTGCAAAGAGGAAGGAATAAAGATGACAATCCATCCGGATGATCCTCCCTACCCTATATTAGGACTACCGAGAATTGTAAGTAATAAAGAAGATCTTGAGTATATAATTAATGAGGTTAAGGATGATTTTAATGGGATATGTTTTTGCACAGGCTCTTTAGGGGCAGGTAGCCATAATGATATACCTGAAATATTTGAAGCCGTAAAAAAAAGGGTGTATTTTATACATCTGAGAAATGTGAAAAAGGATAAGCTTGGTAATTTTTATGAAGCCGATCATTTAGATGGTGATGTCAATATGTATAAAATAATGAAGGCTATCGTAGAAGAGAATAATAACCGCTCCGTCCCTATACCTTTCAGACCTGATCACGGACATCAGATACTAGACGACCTTAACAAAACATCACATCCTGGCTATTCTGCCATTGGCAGGTTAAAAGGGTTGGCAGAACTTCGGGGCCTAGAATTAGGAATTACCGGACAATAA